One genomic segment of Longimicrobium sp. includes these proteins:
- a CDS encoding 4Fe-4S cluster-binding domain-containing protein: MQLRIARFLASTRVEGPGERACLWVQGCPIRCAGCAVPWTWAEDGGEAVSVEDLARRILDRPPVEGVTFAGGEPFAQAGPLAELAALLRAEGLSVLTYSGYTLETLRRGAR; the protein is encoded by the coding sequence GTGCAGCTGCGCATAGCCCGCTTCCTTGCGTCGACTCGCGTGGAGGGGCCCGGCGAACGCGCGTGCCTCTGGGTGCAGGGATGTCCTATCCGCTGCGCGGGGTGCGCGGTGCCGTGGACCTGGGCGGAGGACGGCGGCGAGGCGGTTTCGGTGGAAGACCTGGCGCGGCGCATCCTGGACCGACCGCCGGTGGAGGGGGTCACCTTCGCGGGCGGGGAGCCCTTCGCCCAGGCGGGGCCGCTGGCGGAATTGGCGGCCCTGCTCCGCGCGGAAGGCCTTTCCGTGCTCACCTACAGCGGCTACACCCTCGAAACGCTCCGGCGCGGCGCCCG
- a CDS encoding helix-hairpin-helix domain-containing protein, producing MAITKRGLGWELLQSAWVLVPPASVGMLVWAAFLYAGIRARHRPWLVAAAVYFLGFASALALTDNSDNWTGLIVVALWFVGTVHAFIVRPEFLIRLDADLSADAARSSPAPPIRRIVPVDATYAPFTPPAAPSPSAPPVSPPVPAAPQPSAPVDLNAAPEPAIAALPGVGPILARRAVELRDARGGFASVDDFADALDLKPHILERIRPLAFTTPRAAPPRPMGRRVDY from the coding sequence ATGGCGATCACGAAACGCGGGTTGGGGTGGGAACTGCTGCAATCAGCCTGGGTGCTGGTGCCGCCGGCGAGCGTGGGGATGCTCGTCTGGGCGGCGTTCCTGTACGCCGGGATCAGGGCGCGCCACCGTCCCTGGCTCGTGGCGGCCGCCGTCTACTTTCTCGGGTTTGCCTCCGCGCTCGCGCTCACGGACAACAGCGACAACTGGACGGGCCTCATCGTGGTGGCGCTCTGGTTCGTCGGCACCGTGCACGCCTTCATCGTACGCCCGGAGTTCCTGATCCGCCTGGACGCAGACCTGTCCGCCGACGCGGCGCGCAGCTCGCCCGCCCCGCCTATCAGACGTATCGTGCCGGTAGACGCCACCTACGCTCCGTTCACGCCCCCCGCCGCACCTTCGCCGAGCGCCCCGCCGGTCTCGCCACCTGTCCCCGCAGCACCGCAGCCGTCCGCGCCTGTGGACCTGAACGCGGCGCCCGAGCCCGCCATCGCCGCGCTCCCTGGCGTCGGGCCCATCCTGGCGCGGCGCGCGGTGGAGCTGCGCGATGCCCGCGGCGGGTTCGCATCGGTGGATGATTTCGCGGACGCGCTGGATTTGAAGCCGCACATCCTGGAGCGCATCCGGCCGCTCGCCTTCACCACGCCCCGCGCGGCCCCGCCGCGTCCGATGGGCCGCCGGGTGGACTACTGA